The proteins below come from a single Zea mays cultivar B73 chromosome 8, Zm-B73-REFERENCE-NAM-5.0, whole genome shotgun sequence genomic window:
- the LOC100277096 gene encoding uncharacterized protein isoform X2 yields the protein MPKLRLIFTVILVVSLLFSGVSSGQTAATQASDADLSEAVERRSGKVLTYVQDYDYGGSNPKHDPRRKPGSGHPP from the exons ATGCCCAAGCTCAGGCTCATCTTCACCGTTATTCTTGTGGTGTCTCTACTGTTCAGTGGTGTGTCTTCAG GACAAACTGCAGCTACACAAGCCAGCGATGCAGATCTTTCTGAAGCGGTTGAG AGACGCAGTGGGAAGGTTCTGACGTACGTTCAGGACTACGACTACGGCGGGTCCAACCCCAAACATGACCCACGCAGGAAGCCAGGGAGCGGACACCCTCCATAG
- the LOC100277096 gene encoding uncharacterized protein isoform X1, whose product MPKLRLIFTVILVVSLLFSGVSSGQTAATQASDADLSEAVEVERRSGKVLTYVQDYDYGGSNPKHDPRRKPGSGHPP is encoded by the exons ATGCCCAAGCTCAGGCTCATCTTCACCGTTATTCTTGTGGTGTCTCTACTGTTCAGTGGTGTGTCTTCAG GACAAACTGCAGCTACACAAGCCAGCGATGCAGATCTTTCTGAAGCGGTTGAGGTTGAG AGACGCAGTGGGAAGGTTCTGACGTACGTTCAGGACTACGACTACGGCGGGTCCAACCCCAAACATGACCCACGCAGGAAGCCAGGGAGCGGACACCCTCCATAG